In Lacinutrix sp. Bg11-31, the DNA window GAACAAACTCCTACTAGTGTTATTGCATTAATGGAACTTATTGGCGATATTTTACCAGCAGGTGTATTAAACATTGTAACTGGTTTTGGTGCAGAAGCAGGTGCAGCTTTAGCAACATCTAAGCGTATTGCAAAACTATCTTTTACTGGTTCTACAGAAACTGGACGTAAAGTTTTACACAATGCTGCCGAAAACATTATTCCTGTAACTATGGAATTAGGTGGTAAATCTCCAAACGTATTTTTTCCATCTGTAGCAGATCATGATGACGATTTCTTTAGTAAAGCTATTGAAGGTGCATTAATGTTCTCCTTAAACCAAGGTGAAATTTGTACTGCTCCATCACGTATTTTAGTGCATGAGGATATTGCAGATCTTTTTATCGAAAAAATGAAAGTGCGTTTAAAAGCAATTAAAACAGGAAACCCATTAGATCCAGAAACAATGATTGGTTCTCAAGTTTCTAAGCCACAATACGACAAAATTCTTGACTATATTAAAATAGGAAAAGAAGAAGGTGCAGAAGTTGTTGCTGGTGGTGATGCTGGTAATTACGAAGGCGAACTTTCTGAAGGATACTACATCCAACCTACTGTTTTAAAAGGAAATAATAAGATGCGTATTTTCCAAGAAGAAATTTTTGGTCCTGTTGTAGCTTTAACAACATTTAGTTCTACCGAAGAAGCTATTGCAATTGCAAACGATACGCCTTACGGTTTAGGAGCAGGTGTTTGGTCTAGAGATGCACACGAATTATTCCAAGTGCCTCGTGCTATACAAGCTGGTAGAGTTTGGGTAAACCAATACCATACTTATCCTGCACACGCTCCTTTTGGCGGTGTTAAAGAATCTGGATTTGGTCGTGAAAATCATAAAATGGCTTTAGATCATTACCGTGTTGTAAAAAACATGTTAATCTCTTACGACAAGAAGCCTATGGGATTCTTTTAATTAAAACACATTAAATTAATGTAATAATGAAGCCTTGGATAATCCAGGGCTTTATTTTGTTTAATAAACAACACATTTACAAAAGAAGAAAACTAGCAGCAGCACTACTCCTATATAGAAAACAAAAACAACTATTTTTGTGCAACATTAAACGCTCTACATGCAGAATTTAAAAACACATTATCATCCAGAGGTTATAGACCTCGAAAACAAATCTGTCTTTACAAGGTTAACCACACGAAGCATCGTTATTAATGGCGATTCTATTTTACTACTTTACACTAAAAGATATGAAGATTACAGTCTTCCTGGAGGTGGTTTAGATGTTAACGAAGATAAAATAGAAGGCATGAAAAGAGAGCTTAACGAAGAAACTGGAGCCCAAAACATTAGAAACATTAAGCCTTTTGGTATTTACGAAGAATATAGACCTTGGTACAAACCAGATTTCGATGTACAGCACATGATCTCCTATTGCTACACTTGCGATATTAACACAGCACTTGGCAATACCAGTTTAGAAGCCTACGAAACAAATAATGGTATGAAAGCCGTTTGGGTTAATATACACATAGCAATTGCTCATAATAT includes these proteins:
- a CDS encoding aldehyde dehydrogenase family protein gives rise to the protein MANVTKPVFKERYGNFIGGKFVAPVKGQYFDNVSPVDGKVFTQAARSTQEDIDLALDAAHEAFPSWSKSSATERSNMLLKIAQVMEDNFEYLATLETIDNGKPIRESRAADIPYCIDHFRYFAGVIRADEGSISEHDKDTVSIVLNEPIGVVGEIIPWNFPMLMLAWKIAPALAAGCTAVVKPAEQTPTSVIALMELIGDILPAGVLNIVTGFGAEAGAALATSKRIAKLSFTGSTETGRKVLHNAAENIIPVTMELGGKSPNVFFPSVADHDDDFFSKAIEGALMFSLNQGEICTAPSRILVHEDIADLFIEKMKVRLKAIKTGNPLDPETMIGSQVSKPQYDKILDYIKIGKEEGAEVVAGGDAGNYEGELSEGYYIQPTVLKGNNKMRIFQEEIFGPVVALTTFSSTEEAIAIANDTPYGLGAGVWSRDAHELFQVPRAIQAGRVWVNQYHTYPAHAPFGGVKESGFGRENHKMALDHYRVVKNMLISYDKKPMGFF
- a CDS encoding NUDIX hydrolase yields the protein MQNLKTHYHPEVIDLENKSVFTRLTTRSIVINGDSILLLYTKRYEDYSLPGGGLDVNEDKIEGMKRELNEETGAQNIRNIKPFGIYEEYRPWYKPDFDVQHMISYCYTCDINTALGNTSLEAYETNNGMKAVWVNIHIAIAHNIKIMATSDKKGMSIERETFLLQRIAESKKLSSI